In one Pseudomonas tensinigenes genomic region, the following are encoded:
- a CDS encoding Lon protease family protein, whose translation MPDPVAASLRLAPEALTRPFSAEQFSFTTTNDLEPFRGVLGQERAVEALQFGVAMPRPGYNVFVMGEPGTGRFSFVKRYLKAEGKRLQTPADWVYVNNFDEPREPRALELPSGTAGAFIGDINGLIDNLLATFPAVFEHPSYQQKKSAIDRAFNQRYDKALDIIERLALEKDVALYRDASNIAFTPMLDGKALDEAEFAQLPEADRERFHDDISGLEERLNEELASLPQWKRESNNQLRALNEETITLALQPLLSPLSEKYAENAAVCGYLQAMQVYLLKTVVEQLVDDSKTDAVARKLLEEQYAPSLVVGHPVSGGAPVVFEPHPTYENLFGRIEYTTDQGALYTTYRQLRPGALHRANGGFLILEAEKMLSEPFVWDALKRALQSRKLKMESPLGEMGRFATVTLNPQHIPLQVKVIIIGARSLYYTLQDLDPDFQEMFRVLVDFDEDIPMVDESLEQFAQLLKTRTSEEGMAPLTADAVARLATYSARLAEHQGRLSARIGDLFQLVSEADFIRHLAGDEMTDAGHIERALKAKATRTGRVSARILDDMLAGIILIDTDGAAVGKCNGLTVLEVGDSAFGVPARISATVYPGGSGIVDIEREVNLGQPIHSKGVMILTGYLGSRYAQEFPLAISASIALEQSYGYVDGDSASLGEACTLISALSKTPLKQCFAITGSINQFGEVQAVGGVNEKIEGFFRLCEARGLTGEQGAIIPQANVATLMLDEKVLAAVRAGQFHVYAVRQADEALSLLVGEPAGEPNADGEFPEGSINARVVERLRDIAEMISEEDLKEAEKELAQEALAEAKPA comes from the coding sequence ATGCCTGATCCTGTTGCTGCCAGCTTGCGTCTCGCGCCCGAAGCGCTGACCCGTCCGTTTTCCGCTGAACAGTTCAGCTTCACTACCACCAATGATCTGGAGCCCTTTCGCGGTGTGCTCGGCCAGGAACGCGCGGTCGAAGCCTTGCAGTTCGGTGTGGCGATGCCACGCCCCGGTTACAACGTATTCGTCATGGGCGAGCCCGGCACCGGCCGTTTCTCGTTCGTCAAACGCTACCTGAAGGCCGAAGGCAAGCGCCTGCAGACCCCGGCGGATTGGGTCTATGTCAATAATTTCGATGAGCCACGCGAACCACGTGCCCTGGAACTGCCATCGGGCACGGCCGGCGCATTCATCGGTGACATCAACGGTTTGATCGACAACCTGCTGGCGACGTTTCCAGCGGTGTTCGAGCACCCGTCCTATCAGCAGAAGAAAAGCGCCATCGACCGCGCGTTCAACCAGCGCTACGACAAGGCCCTCGACATCATCGAGCGTCTGGCCCTGGAAAAAGACGTCGCTCTGTACCGCGACGCCAGCAATATTGCCTTCACGCCGATGCTCGACGGTAAAGCGCTGGATGAAGCGGAATTCGCTCAGTTGCCGGAAGCCGATCGTGAGCGTTTCCACGATGATATTTCCGGCCTCGAAGAGCGCCTGAACGAAGAACTCGCCAGCCTGCCGCAATGGAAGCGTGAGTCGAACAATCAACTGCGTGCGCTCAACGAAGAAACCATCACCTTGGCCTTGCAGCCATTGTTGTCGCCGCTGTCGGAGAAGTACGCCGAGAACGCGGCGGTCTGCGGTTACCTGCAAGCGATGCAGGTTTACCTCCTGAAAACCGTGGTCGAGCAACTGGTCGACGACAGCAAGACCGACGCTGTTGCGCGCAAGCTGCTGGAAGAGCAATACGCGCCAAGCCTGGTGGTCGGCCATCCGGTGAGTGGCGGTGCGCCGGTGGTGTTCGAACCGCACCCGACTTACGAAAACCTCTTCGGCCGCATCGAATACACCACCGATCAGGGCGCGCTTTACACCACCTATCGCCAGTTGCGTCCGGGTGCCTTGCACCGCGCCAACGGCGGTTTCCTGATTCTTGAAGCGGAAAAAATGCTCAGCGAGCCGTTCGTATGGGATGCGCTGAAACGCGCCCTGCAATCGCGCAAGCTGAAAATGGAATCGCCGCTGGGCGAGATGGGCCGTTTCGCCACTGTGACGCTCAACCCGCAGCACATTCCGTTGCAGGTCAAGGTCATCATCATCGGTGCGCGATCGCTGTACTACACGCTCCAAGACCTCGATCCGGACTTCCAGGAGATGTTTCGCGTTCTCGTTGATTTCGACGAAGACATCCCGATGGTCGACGAGAGTCTGGAGCAATTCGCCCAGCTGTTGAAAACCCGCACGTCGGAAGAAGGCATGGCACCGCTGACTGCCGATGCGGTGGCGCGTCTGGCGACTTACAGCGCACGTCTGGCCGAACACCAAGGGCGTTTGTCGGCGCGCATTGGCGATCTGTTCCAGTTGGTCAGCGAGGCGGATTTCATTCGTCATCTGGCCGGCGATGAAATGACCGATGCCGGGCATATCGAACGAGCGCTTAAAGCCAAAGCCACGCGCACCGGGCGTGTGTCGGCGCGGATTCTCGACGACATGCTCGCCGGGATCATCCTCATCGACACCGATGGTGCGGCAGTCGGCAAGTGCAACGGGCTGACCGTGCTCGAAGTCGGCGACTCGGCGTTTGGTGTGCCGGCGCGTATTTCCGCCACGGTGTACCCGGGCGGCAGCGGCATCGTCGACATCGAGCGTGAGGTCAACCTTGGGCAGCCGATTCACTCCAAAGGCGTGATGATCCTCACCGGGTATCTGGGCAGCCGTTACGCCCAGGAATTCCCGCTGGCGATTTCCGCGAGCATCGCTTTGGAGCAGTCGTACGGTTACGTCGATGGCGACAGTGCGTCGTTGGGCGAGGCGTGCACGCTGATTTCGGCGCTGTCGAAAACCCCGCTCAAGCAGTGCTTCGCGATCACCGGTTCGATCAACCAGTTCGGTGAAGTGCAGGCGGTGGGTGGGGTCAACGAGAAGATCGAAGGCTTCTTCCGCCTCTGCGAAGCACGCGGCTTGACCGGCGAGCAGGGCGCGATCATTCCGCAGGCCAACGTCGCCACGCTGATGCTCGATGAGAAAGTACTGGCGGCGGTGCGTGCCGGGCAGTTCCACGTGTACGCGGTGCGTCAGGCCGACGAGGCATTGAGCCTGCTGGTGGGCGAACCGGCGGGTGAACCGAATGCCGATGGCGAATTCCCGGAAGGCAGCATCAACGCACGGGTGGTCGAGCGTCTGCGCGACATCGCCGAGATGATCAGCGAAGAAGACCTCAAGGAAGCCGAGAAGGAATTGGCGCAGGAGGCTTTGGCCGAAGCCAAACCGGCCTGA
- a CDS encoding DUF3015 domain-containing protein has translation MKRILLGTLFTAVSINAMAQAPGGPDCGWGNMLFEGQRGTPAHFLASTTNGTSGNATFGMTSGTNGCSTNASLTYGGKSWFAMNGMMNELSEDMAKGNGEALTTYAVVLGVAPEDRAHFAAVTHEHFQQIFSKADVTAEDVHTNTLAVLKSDPRLAKYATQA, from the coding sequence ATGAAACGGATTCTTCTCGGTACTCTCTTCACCGCTGTATCCATCAACGCAATGGCGCAAGCTCCAGGCGGCCCGGATTGCGGTTGGGGCAACATGCTGTTCGAAGGTCAGCGTGGCACCCCGGCGCACTTCCTCGCTTCCACCACCAACGGCACTTCCGGTAACGCCACCTTCGGGATGACGTCCGGCACCAACGGCTGCTCGACCAACGCTTCGCTGACCTACGGCGGCAAATCCTGGTTTGCCATGAATGGCATGATGAACGAGCTGTCCGAAGACATGGCTAAAGGCAACGGCGAAGCGCTGACGACTTATGCCGTGGTACTGGGCGTGGCGCCGGAAGACCGTGCGCACTTCGCTGCTGTGACTCACGAGCACTTCCAGCAAATCTTCAGCAAGGCTGACGTGACCGCTGAAGACGTGCATACCAACACCCTGGCCGTACTGAAATCGGATCCTCGTCTGGCCAAGTACGCAACTCAGGCTTAA
- a CDS encoding Lnb N-terminal periplasmic domain-containing protein, with protein sequence MLKRLAWLALCVCAPLSAAPTIDPQRLQQLANDRFWISLGHYETAKLGGWRSYVSDKKFFLAPDGNEHPDHELAATVQALYAPASLGEQHAQCVYPARTRWLKAQLNLSDLPTPACAEYKKWFKDVSPHSAVMIFPAAYLNSPSSMFGHTLLRIDQADVQADKTSLLSYAINFGAYIEGSDNSILYAWKGLMGGYPGLFALVPYQEKLSEYRSLENRDLWEYRLNLTQEETARMVEHVWELKQIQFDYFFFDENCSYRLLELLQVARPSLRLTEQFPLTAIPTDTVKAVKEAGLVESIEYRPSRERELLSRAEPLNSDEQQWVLNVSADQQQLQDPAFKALPRDRQALIIDAAYRLERYRANGQERDPQRAQRSFELLRAINKNPAPELDIPQPGLPEDGHESRTWQAGLGTRGDRAFGEYGLRMAYHDLNDNAESFPLGAQIEILQMKLRQYEGNHWQFQQLDLATIRSLTPRNELLQPLSWQVTGGLERVPGKHDDETLVSHVNGGGGGTWALGDDVLGFALGTVRVEHNNDFSEFVSPAGGFNTGVLWKNPLGNLSLEAKGDYFFNGEVRRSLSLNQQWELSRNLGLRLSAQREFSHLATPETEVMLEVKWYHY encoded by the coding sequence ATGCTCAAACGCCTTGCCTGGCTGGCGCTCTGTGTCTGCGCCCCGCTGTCCGCCGCGCCAACCATCGATCCTCAACGTTTGCAGCAACTGGCCAACGACCGCTTCTGGATTTCCCTCGGTCATTACGAAACCGCCAAGCTTGGCGGCTGGCGCAGCTATGTCAGCGACAAGAAGTTCTTTCTGGCGCCCGATGGCAATGAACATCCCGATCATGAACTGGCGGCCACCGTGCAAGCGCTGTACGCCCCGGCCAGTCTTGGCGAGCAACATGCGCAATGCGTTTATCCGGCGCGCACTCGCTGGCTGAAAGCGCAACTCAATCTCAGCGATCTGCCGACACCGGCATGCGCCGAATACAAGAAGTGGTTCAAGGATGTTTCGCCGCACAGCGCGGTGATGATCTTCCCGGCGGCGTATTTGAACAGTCCGTCATCGATGTTCGGCCACACCCTGCTGCGTATCGATCAGGCCGATGTGCAGGCCGACAAGACCTCGCTGCTCAGTTACGCGATCAACTTCGGCGCCTACATCGAAGGTTCGGACAACAGCATTCTGTATGCCTGGAAAGGTTTGATGGGCGGCTATCCGGGACTGTTCGCCCTGGTGCCGTATCAGGAAAAACTCTCCGAATACCGCAGCCTGGAAAACCGTGATCTGTGGGAATACCGGCTCAACCTGACGCAAGAAGAAACCGCGCGCATGGTCGAGCATGTGTGGGAGCTGAAGCAGATCCAGTTCGACTATTTCTTCTTCGACGAAAACTGTTCGTATCGGCTGCTTGAGTTGCTGCAGGTGGCACGGCCGAGCCTGCGCCTGACCGAACAATTCCCGTTGACCGCGATACCCACGGACACCGTTAAAGCGGTTAAAGAAGCCGGGCTGGTGGAAAGCATCGAATATCGTCCGTCCCGCGAGCGCGAACTGCTCAGCCGCGCCGAGCCATTGAACAGTGACGAACAGCAATGGGTGCTGAACGTCAGCGCCGATCAACAACAGTTGCAGGATCCGGCTTTCAAAGCCCTGCCCCGTGACCGTCAAGCGTTGATCATCGACGCTGCATATCGTCTTGAACGCTACCGCGCCAACGGCCAGGAGCGTGACCCGCAACGGGCGCAGCGCAGTTTCGAACTGCTGCGGGCGATCAACAAGAACCCCGCGCCTGAGTTGGACATCCCGCAGCCAGGCTTGCCGGAAGACGGCCACGAATCGCGTACCTGGCAGGCCGGTCTCGGCACCCGTGGTGATCGTGCATTCGGTGAGTACGGCTTGCGCATGGCCTATCACGATCTCAATGACAACGCCGAAAGCTTCCCGCTCGGCGCACAAATCGAGATCCTGCAGATGAAGTTGCGTCAGTACGAAGGCAATCACTGGCAGTTCCAGCAATTGGATCTGGCGACGATTCGCTCGCTGACACCGCGCAATGAGCTGCTGCAGCCACTGTCGTGGCAAGTCACTGGCGGTCTTGAGCGCGTACCGGGCAAGCATGATGACGAAACGCTGGTCAGCCACGTCAATGGCGGTGGTGGCGGCACCTGGGCCTTGGGTGATGACGTGCTGGGTTTTGCCCTCGGCACCGTGCGCGTTGAGCACAACAACGATTTTTCCGAGTTTGTATCCCCGGCCGGCGGTTTCAATACCGGCGTGTTGTGGAAAAACCCGTTGGGCAATCTCAGTCTGGAGGCTAAAGGCGATTACTTCTTCAATGGCGAAGTGCGCCGCAGTCTGAGTCTCAATCAGCAGTGGGAATTGTCGCGCAACCTAGGATTGCGGCTGAGTGCGCAGCGTGAGTTCAGCCATCTCGCCACGCCGGAAACCGAAGTCATGCTTGAAGTGAAGTGGTATCACTACTGA
- a CDS encoding GreA/GreB family elongation factor, which yields MSRAFVNEDNAAAQADQPVERQVSEQPNYVTAQGLAQLQEKVAELQTLHAEQSARGEQADKQRLADLQRDLRYFNQRLSSAQVAVAATSRDKVQIGSWVTYADEHDTERRVQLVGEDQADASKGLINWGSPLGRALLGARLNDEVLWQRPAGDQMIEVIRIEPA from the coding sequence ATGAGTCGCGCATTCGTCAACGAAGACAACGCCGCCGCACAAGCCGATCAGCCGGTCGAACGGCAGGTCAGCGAGCAGCCCAATTACGTCACCGCGCAAGGGCTGGCGCAGTTGCAGGAAAAAGTCGCCGAACTGCAAACCCTGCATGCCGAACAATCAGCCAGAGGTGAGCAGGCCGACAAGCAACGGCTGGCGGATCTGCAACGTGATTTGCGTTATTTCAATCAGCGCCTGAGCAGCGCACAAGTGGCGGTTGCCGCTACGTCCAGGGACAAAGTGCAGATCGGCAGTTGGGTGACCTACGCTGACGAACACGACACCGAACGCCGCGTGCAACTGGTCGGCGAGGATCAGGCCGATGCCAGCAAAGGCCTGATCAATTGGGGTTCACCGCTGGGCCGGGCGCTGCTTGGCGCCCGACTCAACGACGAGGTGCTGTGGCAGCGCCCCGCCGGCGATCAAATGATTGAAGTGATCCGCATCGAACCGGCTTAA
- the gdhA gene encoding NADP-specific glutamate dehydrogenase, with amino-acid sequence MIESVESVESVESFLARLKKRDPDQPEFHQAVEEVLRSLWPFLEANPHYLTSGILERICEPERAVVFRVSWVDDQGKVQVNRGFRIQMNSAIGPYKGGLRFHPSVNIGVLKFLAFEQTFKNSLTSLPMGGGKGGSDFDPKGKSDAEVMRFCQAFMSELYRHIGADVDVPAGDIGVGAREIGFLFGQYKRLSNQFTSVLTGKGMTYGGSLIRPEATGFGCVYFAEEMLKRREQTVEGKRVAISGSGNVAQYAARKVMDLGGKVISLSDSEGTLYCEAGLSEEQWLALLELKNVKRGRISELAAAFGLEFRAGQLPWSLPCDIALPCATQNELDAEAARTLLRNGCVCVAEGANMPTTLEAVDIFIEAGILFAPGKASNAGGVAVSGLEMSQNAMRLLWTAGEVDSKLHAIMQSIHHACVHYGEENGRINYVKGANIAGFVKVADAMLAQGVV; translated from the coding sequence ATGATCGAATCCGTCGAATCCGTCGAATCCGTCGAATCCTTCCTCGCCCGCCTGAAAAAACGCGACCCGGATCAACCCGAATTTCACCAGGCCGTCGAAGAAGTCCTGCGCAGTCTGTGGCCTTTTCTCGAGGCCAATCCGCACTACCTGACCTCGGGAATTCTGGAGCGCATCTGCGAACCGGAGCGCGCCGTGGTGTTCCGCGTGTCGTGGGTCGACGATCAAGGCAAAGTCCAGGTCAATCGCGGTTTCCGCATCCAGATGAACAGCGCCATCGGCCCGTACAAGGGCGGCTTGCGCTTCCATCCTTCGGTGAACATCGGCGTGCTGAAATTCCTCGCCTTCGAACAGACCTTCAAAAACTCGCTGACCTCGCTGCCCATGGGCGGCGGCAAGGGCGGCTCGGACTTCGATCCGAAGGGCAAGAGTGACGCCGAAGTCATGCGTTTCTGCCAGGCGTTCATGAGCGAGTTGTATCGCCACATCGGCGCTGACGTTGACGTACCGGCCGGTGATATCGGCGTCGGTGCGCGCGAGATCGGTTTCCTCTTCGGCCAGTACAAACGCCTGAGCAACCAATTCACCAGCGTCCTCACCGGCAAAGGCATGACTTACGGCGGCAGCCTGATTCGGCCGGAAGCCACCGGTTTTGGCTGCGTCTACTTCGCTGAAGAAATGCTCAAGCGCCGCGAGCAGACCGTCGAAGGCAAACGCGTGGCGATTTCCGGTTCCGGCAACGTGGCGCAGTACGCCGCGCGCAAGGTGATGGACCTGGGCGGTAAGGTGATTTCTCTGTCCGACTCAGAAGGCACGTTGTATTGCGAAGCCGGGCTGAGCGAAGAGCAGTGGCTGGCGCTGCTGGAGCTGAAAAACGTCAAACGCGGACGCATCAGCGAATTGGCCGCAGCGTTCGGCCTGGAATTCCGCGCCGGTCAGCTGCCGTGGTCGTTGCCGTGCGACATCGCGCTGCCGTGCGCCACGCAGAACGAACTAGACGCAGAAGCCGCGCGCACATTGCTGCGCAATGGCTGCGTGTGCGTGGCCGAAGGCGCGAACATGCCGACCACACTGGAGGCTGTGGATATCTTTATCGAGGCCGGCATTCTCTTCGCCCCGGGCAAAGCCTCCAACGCCGGCGGTGTCGCAGTTAGCGGTCTGGAGATGTCGCAGAACGCCATGCGTCTGCTGTGGACGGCGGGTGAGGTGGACAGCAAGTTGCACGCGATCATGCAGTCGATCCACCACGCTTGCGTGCATTACGGCGAAGAGAACGGGCGGATCAACTACGTCAAAGGCGCGAACATCGCCGGCTTCGTCAAAGTCGCCGACGCAATGCTCGCGCAGGGCGTGGTTTAA
- the ettA gene encoding energy-dependent translational throttle protein EttA, whose amino-acid sequence MAQYVFTMHRLGKVVPPKREILKNISLSFFPGAKIGVLGLNGSGKSTLLKIMAGVDTEFEGEARPMPDLNIGYLPQEPQLDPTKTVREVVEEAVSVIKDAQARLDEVYAAYADPDADFDKLAAEQAKLEAILQASDGHNLERQLEVAADALRLPAWDAKVEHLSGGEKRRVALCRLLLSAPDMLLLDEPTNHLDADSVAWLEHFLHDFPGTVVAITHDRYFLDNVAGWILELDRGAGIPYEGNYSGWLEAKSDRLAAESKQQSAHEKAMKEELEWVRKGAKARQSKSKARLQRFEEMQSQEFQKRSETNEIYIPAGPRLGDKVIEFKNVTKGYGDRVLIDNLSFAMPKGAIVGVIGGNGAGKSTLFRMLMGKETPDSGSIEVGETVQLACVDQSRDDLDGSKTVFQQISDGSDQIRIGNYEIPSRTYVGRFNFKGGDQQKFVKDLSGGERGRLHLALTLKEGGNVLLLDEPSNDLDVETLRSLEEALLDFPGAAIVISHDRWFLDRVATHILAYEDDSQAIFFEGNYTEYEADRKKRLGEAAAQPHRVRHKKLA is encoded by the coding sequence ATGGCTCAATACGTCTTCACCATGCATCGGCTGGGCAAAGTTGTTCCGCCGAAGCGGGAAATTCTCAAAAACATTTCGCTGTCGTTCTTCCCCGGCGCCAAGATCGGCGTACTCGGCCTCAACGGTTCGGGTAAGTCCACGCTGCTGAAAATCATGGCTGGCGTCGACACCGAGTTCGAGGGCGAAGCTCGTCCGATGCCGGACCTGAACATCGGTTATCTGCCACAAGAGCCACAACTTGATCCGACCAAGACCGTGCGTGAAGTGGTCGAGGAAGCGGTCAGCGTGATCAAGGATGCGCAAGCGCGTCTTGACGAGGTCTACGCCGCTTACGCCGATCCGGATGCCGACTTCGACAAACTGGCAGCCGAGCAAGCCAAACTCGAAGCGATCCTGCAGGCAAGCGATGGTCACAACCTTGAGCGCCAACTGGAAGTCGCCGCCGATGCGCTGCGTCTGCCGGCCTGGGACGCCAAAGTAGAACACCTGTCCGGTGGTGAAAAGCGTCGTGTGGCCCTGTGCCGCCTGCTGCTGTCCGCCCCGGACATGCTGCTGCTCGACGAACCAACCAACCACTTGGACGCCGACTCCGTAGCGTGGCTGGAGCACTTCCTGCACGACTTCCCGGGCACTGTGGTAGCGATCACGCACGACCGTTACTTCCTCGACAACGTGGCTGGCTGGATTCTCGAACTCGACCGCGGCGCGGGCATCCCGTACGAAGGCAACTACTCGGGTTGGCTCGAAGCCAAGTCCGATCGTCTGGCCGCCGAATCCAAGCAGCAGTCGGCGCACGAAAAAGCCATGAAGGAAGAACTGGAGTGGGTGCGCAAAGGCGCGAAAGCCCGCCAGTCGAAATCCAAGGCACGTCTGCAACGCTTCGAAGAAATGCAATCGCAGGAATTCCAGAAGCGCAGCGAAACCAACGAGATCTACATCCCGGCCGGTCCACGCCTGGGCGACAAGGTCATCGAATTCAAGAACGTCACCAAGGGCTACGGCGATCGCGTCCTGATCGACAACCTGTCGTTCGCGATGCCGAAAGGCGCCATCGTCGGCGTGATCGGTGGTAACGGTGCCGGTAAGTCGACCCTGTTCCGCATGCTGATGGGCAAGGAAACACCGGATTCGGGCAGCATCGAAGTCGGCGAAACCGTGCAACTGGCCTGCGTCGATCAGAGCCGCGATGACCTGGATGGCAGCAAGACTGTGTTCCAGCAAATCTCCGACGGTTCCGATCAGATTCGCATCGGCAACTACGAGATCCCGTCGCGCACCTACGTCGGTCGCTTCAACTTCAAGGGCGGCGATCAGCAGAAGTTCGTCAAGGACCTGTCCGGTGGTGAGCGCGGTCGTCTGCACTTGGCGCTGACCCTGAAGGAGGGCGGCAACGTCCTGCTGCTCGACGAACCGTCCAACGACCTCGACGTTGAAACCCTGCGTTCCCTGGAAGAAGCCCTGCTGGACTTCCCGGGCGCTGCAATTGTGATCTCTCACGATCGGTGGTTCCTTGACCGTGTGGCGACACACATCCTGGCGTACGAAGACGACTCGCAAGCGATTTTCTTCGAAGGCAACTACACCGAGTACGAAGCCGATCGCAAGAAACGCCTCGGCGAAGCGGCTGCCCAGCCGCACCGCGTACGTCACAAGAAACTGGCCTGA